One window from the genome of Candidatus Zixiibacteriota bacterium encodes:
- a CDS encoding DinB family protein, producing the protein MTRRLTVDPLPGFSRRVGEYAAMLEDVRRRTKTYVEGLSAPQLAWHPQENVESIGTVLLHIAAVEVSYIQEDILRQPMAEAEWGIAFPIRLGIPQVSGEPLEFYTERMDRVRAETLRILAELTDRDLAREVAPLDPGPSTHGPVTYTIEWILYHLIEHEAHHKGQIAVMKRLVAS; encoded by the coding sequence ATGACCCGACGATTGACCGTTGACCCCCTCCCCGGATTCAGCCGGCGCGTGGGGGAGTACGCCGCGATGCTCGAAGATGTGCGGCGGCGAACCAAGACCTACGTGGAGGGATTGAGCGCCCCCCAGCTTGCGTGGCACCCGCAGGAGAACGTGGAGTCGATCGGCACCGTGCTCCTCCACATCGCCGCGGTGGAGGTGTCGTATATCCAGGAAGATATCCTTCGCCAACCCATGGCGGAGGCCGAGTGGGGAATTGCTTTTCCGATCCGGCTGGGGATCCCGCAGGTCTCCGGTGAGCCGCTCGAGTTCTATACGGAGCGGATGGACCGGGTGCGGGCCGAGACCCTGCGGATCCTCGCGGAATTGACCGACCGGGACCTCGCGCGGGAGGTGGCGCCGCTCGACCCGGGACCGTCGACGCACGGCCCGGTGACTTACACGATCGAGTGGATCCTGTACCATCTGATCGAGCACGAAGCGCACCACAAGGGGCAGATTGCGGTGATGAAGCGGCTGGTCGCATCGTAG